One Dictyostelium discoideum AX4 chromosome 3 chromosome, whole genome shotgun sequence genomic region harbors:
- the nfyB gene encoding hypothetical protein produces the protein MSGNEDFIYDDNSSSSISNQTDGGGGGGSSNNNSGGNANNNNNEGDREQDRYLPIANIIRIMKKALPNNAKVAKDAKETVQDCVSEFISFITSEASDKCQQEKRKTINGEDIIAAMVSLGFENYVEPLKVYLLKYRETEKNSNNKRSPKKSESSSPPESPPLAHLDNSINSGYQPPPPPQQQQQQPPQVQQQQQQQQQQQQQQLQQQQQLQQHQQQQLQPQQQQQHLQQHLQQQQPQQQQQPPQQQQQQLTTTTTTTSTNNQQYQQQPQQQQQQQQQQQQQQQQQQQQQQQQQQQQQQQQQQQQQVQPPYILQQHNIQQPNVFLNQQAQQQQQQQQQQQQPMMNIQSHQQQFPQQHQIQQHLQQQHQHLQQIHNMQPPHQQMQFNQQFQMSQQIQMPQQFSNNNNNNNNNNNNNNNNNNNNNSNNNNNNNNNNNNNNNNPNNNINNNLNNSSNSLHNSGNSLHNSGNSGQIPPLYQQPYISTNPEYPSTS, from the coding sequence atgagtGGTAATGAAGATTTTATATATGAtgataattcatcatcatcgatTAGTAACCAAAcagatggtggtggtggtggtggtagtagcaataacaatagtggtggtaatgcaaataataataataatgaaggaGATAGAGAACAAGATAGATATTTACCAATTGCAAATATAATTAGAATAATGAAAAAAGCATTACCAAATAATGCAAAAGTTGCAAAGGATGCAAAAGAGACCGTTCAAGATTGTGTCTCTGAATTCATTAGTTTCATTACAAGTGAAGCGAGTGATAAATGTCAACAAGAGAAAAGAAAAACTATAAATGGTGAAGATATAATTGCTGCAATGGTTAGTTTaggttttgaaaattatgtTGAACCTTTAAAAGtctatcttttaaaatatagaGAAACTGagaaaaattcaaataataaaagatcaCCAAAGAAATCTGAATCATCTTCTCCTCCTGAATCACCACCTTTAGCCCATCttgataatagtattaatagtggctatcaaccaccaccaccacctcaacaacaacaacaacaaccaccacaagttcaacaacaacaacaacaacaacaacaacaacaacaacaacaacttcaacaacaacaacaacttcaacaacatcaacaacaacaactacaaccacagcaacaacaacaacacttACAACAACacttacaacaacaacaaccacaacaacaacaacaaccaccacaacaacaacaacaacaacttactacaaccacaaccactacATCTACTAATAATCagcaatatcaacaacaaccacaacaacaacaacaacaacaacaacaacaacaacaacaacaacaacaacaacaacaacaacaacaacaacaacaacaacaacaacaacaacaacaacaacaacaacaacaagtgCAACCACCATATATATTACAACAACATAACATTCAACAGCCAAATGTgtttttaaatcaacaagctcagcaacaacaacaacaacaacaacaacaacaacaaccaatgaTGAACATTCAAtctcatcaacaacaattcccacaacaacatcaaatcCAACAACacttacaacaacaacatcaacatttaCAACAAATTCACAACATGCAACCACCCCATCAACAAATGCAATTTAATCAACAATTCCAAATGtcacaacaaattcaaatgccACAACAATTctcaaacaataataataataataataataataataataataataataataataataataataataacagtaataataataataataacaacaacaataataataataataataataatcctaataataatatcaataacaatcttaataatagtagcaaCAGTCTTCACAATAGTGGCAATAGTCTTCATAACAGTGGAAATAGTGGTCAAATCCCACCACTCTATCAACAACCATATATTTCAACAAATCCTGAATATCCGTCAACATCATAA